A region of the Bacteroidota bacterium genome:
AAAGAAACAACAGGATTAGCGCATTATTTAGAGCACATGATGTTTAAGGGAACAAGTAATATTGGCACAACAAATTGGTCGCGCGAAAAAATGGTAATTGATGCCATTGCACAATTATATGAACAACATCGCAACGAAAAAGACCCGGTAAAAAAAGCTGCTATTTATAAACAAATTGATGTCATGAGTCAGGAAGCTGCAAAATTTGCGGTACCTAATGAATATGATAAAATGATTACTTCACTGGGAGCAAAAGGAACAAATGCATATACCAGCAAAGAACAAACGGTTTATGTGAATGATATTCCTGCCAATGAATTGGAAAAATGGCTGGTAATTGAAAGTGAACGTTTCAGCACCTGTGTATTACGTTTATTTCATACTGAATTGGAAGCAGTGTATGAAGAATATAATATGGGACAGGATCGCGACGGCAGCAAAATGTTTGAATCATATTATCGTGCGTTATTTCCAACACATCCTTATGGCACACAAACCACAATTGGTGAAGGTGAACATTTAAAAAATCCTTCGATGGTGAACATCATGGGATATTTTTATACTTATTATGTTCCGAGTAATATGGCCATTTGTTTGAGTGGAGATATTGATTACGATAAAACGATTGAGCTCATTAATAAATACTTTGGCACTTATGTAAATAAACCTGTCGGCGAAATGAAATTTGCTCCTGAAAAACCAATGACCGAAGTGCAACGCCGCGATGTGTGGGGACAGGAATCAGAAACCATGATGATGGGTTATCGTTTACCGGGCGCAAATACAAAGGAATCGATAATGGCAAAATTGATTACCGGAATTTTATATAATGCACAGGCCGGGTTGATTGACTTGGATTTGAATCAGCAACAAAAAGTTTTGGATGCCGGCGCTTATTCAACTGAATGGAAAGAATATTCTGTTTTAACATTATCGGCAGATCCGCGCGAAGGCCAAACCCTCGAAGAATGTGAGCAATTACTATTAGCAGAAATAGAAAAATTAAAACGCGGCGAATTTGATGAATGGCTGATAAAAGCTGTAGTAAACGATTATGAATTATCCAGAACAAAATCATTTGAATCGAATACCGGCAGAGCAAGCGCATTTGTGAATACTTTCGTAAAGGGTGTTGACTGGGGTAATTACCTGAATGAATATAAAGTGATGGAAAAAATCTCTAAACAGGAAGTAATAGAATTCGCGAATAAATATTTAGGTAATAATAATTATGCGGTTATTTATAAACGTAAAGGTGAAGATAAAAACATAAAAAAAGTTGACAAGCCGGCAATTACGCCAATTGAAGCAAATCGCGAAGCGCAAAGTGTATTTCTGAAAAAATTCATGGAATTACCTTCCAGCCGCGTACAACCTGATTTTATCGATTACAACAAACGTATCAGCAACCAAACCTTGGGAACAAATGTTCCGTTTGCGTATATTAAAAATGAAGAGAATAATTTATTTGAATTGTATTACATTTTTGATATGGGTTCTGCTAACGATTTGTATTTAACCCTTGCAATAAATTATTTACCTTACTTGGGGACAGATAAATACTCAGCTTCTGATTTACAGAAAGAATTTTTTAAATATGGTTTGAGCTTTAATGTATATACATCGAGCGACAGGGTGTATGTTTCATTGTCAGGTTTGGAAAGTAATTTAGATAAAGGTGTTGAACTGTTTGAACATGTGTTAAGTGCTGTTCAACCCGACAATAAAGCATATAAAGAATTAGTAAACGGGATGATAAAAGAACGTGTTGATGCCAAAACAAATAAATCGGCTATATTCAACAGCGCAATGGCCAGTTATGCCAGATATGGAAGTTTTTCGCCGGTTACTGACTTGCTTACTGAAAAAGAATTAAATAATACTTTACCGGCCGATTTGACGGGTAAAATTAAATCGCTCAGCACCTACAAACACCGAATATTTTATTACGGTCAGCGTTCACAGGATGAAGTAAAAACCGTGTTGGCAAAGTATCATAAAGCAAATGAAAATTTATTGGATTATCCTGTAGCTAAAAAATATACGGAGCAGGAAACAAAAACCAATAAAGTATATTTTGTAAACTATCCTATGGTTCAGGCACAGGTGATGTTTATGGGAAAAGATGAAACTTTTAATAAAGCATCGTTACCTGCAGCTCGCTTATTTAACGAATATTTTGGAAGTGGATTATCCAGTATTGTATTCCAGGAAATTCGTGAAACAAAAGCTTTAGCCTATTCAGC
Encoded here:
- a CDS encoding insulinase family protein, with product MKKQFRLFINLPVTCVITMLLFSQALIAQPTSGSSSSSGNSNPNNKPPTTGSQSSSSSSSSSSSGVSGPVRVEPGTPDPISIFNANNTSNAQNIPPKPGKYAFTTVPDDPTRTRIYKLNNGLTVYLSQNKAEPRIQTYIAVKAGSKNDPKETTGLAHYLEHMMFKGTSNIGTTNWSREKMVIDAIAQLYEQHRNEKDPVKKAAIYKQIDVMSQEAAKFAVPNEYDKMITSLGAKGTNAYTSKEQTVYVNDIPANELEKWLVIESERFSTCVLRLFHTELEAVYEEYNMGQDRDGSKMFESYYRALFPTHPYGTQTTIGEGEHLKNPSMVNIMGYFYTYYVPSNMAICLSGDIDYDKTIELINKYFGTYVNKPVGEMKFAPEKPMTEVQRRDVWGQESETMMMGYRLPGANTKESIMAKLITGILYNAQAGLIDLDLNQQQKVLDAGAYSTEWKEYSVLTLSADPREGQTLEECEQLLLAEIEKLKRGEFDEWLIKAVVNDYELSRTKSFESNTGRASAFVNTFVKGVDWGNYLNEYKVMEKISKQEVIEFANKYLGNNNYAVIYKRKGEDKNIKKVDKPAITPIEANREAQSVFLKKFMELPSSRVQPDFIDYNKRISNQTLGTNVPFAYIKNEENNLFELYYIFDMGSANDLYLTLAINYLPYLGTDKYSASDLQKEFFKYGLSFNVYTSSDRVYVSLSGLESNLDKGVELFEHVLSAVQPDNKAYKELVNGMIKERVDAKTNKSAIFNSAMASYARYGSFSPVTDLLTEKELNNTLPADLTGKIKSLSTYKHRIFYYGQRSQDEVKTVLAKYHKANENLLDYPVAKKYTEQETKTNKVYFVNYPMVQAQVMFMGKDETFNKASLPAARLFNEYFGSGLSSIVFQEIRETKALAYSAYSNYTTPANKDEAHYVRAFVGTQADKMQMAIEAMLEIMNNMPQAEEQFNASIESVTKQIESERITRANIFWSYENAKRRGLTTDIRRDIYTEVRGMTMQDLQQFFNDHIADNTYTIIVMGDKTKLDLAYLQSIGEFKELTLEEIFGY